From a region of the Leptospira kmetyi serovar Malaysia str. Bejo-Iso9 genome:
- the cueR gene encoding Cu(I)-responsive transcriptional regulator yields MNIGDVSKESGVSAKQIRHYESIGLIPKARRTDSGYRTYSTDDVHILKFVKRARGMGFGLSEIKKLVGLWKNKSRASADVKQLALSHLKTLENKIVELQDMAATLKHLAKHCHGDDRPSCPILKTLSNETA; encoded by the coding sequence ATGAATATCGGAGACGTTTCCAAAGAATCGGGAGTCAGCGCAAAACAGATTCGTCATTACGAATCGATCGGTTTGATTCCAAAGGCGAGAAGAACGGATTCAGGTTACAGAACGTATTCTACGGACGACGTGCATATTCTCAAGTTCGTAAAGCGGGCGAGGGGAATGGGTTTCGGACTTTCCGAAATCAAGAAGTTAGTCGGTCTCTGGAAAAACAAAAGCCGCGCAAGCGCGGACGTAAAACAGCTGGCGCTTTCTCATCTCAAAACGCTGGAGAATAAGATCGTAGAACTGCAAGATATGGCGGCCACTCTCAAACATCTCGCCAAACATTGTCACGGAGACGATCGACCGAGTTGTCCCATTTTGAAAACACTTTCCAACGAAACCGCTTGA
- a CDS encoding heavy-metal-associated domain-containing protein, which translates to MMEFQVENMTCGSCANVISKSIQTIDPNVQINVDIAKQIVRVESGRSEKELANLIEECGYPVSKSTIVS; encoded by the coding sequence ATGATGGAATTTCAAGTGGAGAATATGACCTGTGGAAGTTGTGCGAACGTGATTTCCAAATCGATCCAAACGATCGACCCGAACGTTCAAATCAACGTGGATATCGCAAAACAAATCGTTCGTGTCGAAAGCGGACGTTCCGAAAAGGAACTCGCAAACCTCATCGAAGAATGCGGCTACCCCGTTTCTAAAAGTACGATCGTTTCGTAA
- a CDS encoding IspD/TarI family cytidylyltransferase, with the protein MKSLFLSEKIYVLILAGGTGTRMGSEIPKQFLEFGNEPILLHTLKRFQEWGMQKRIVLVSHADSIPKTESVCASHLLEDDLIVEGGDTRHGSMLKGLSALSIASEDIILVHDAARPFVLAKELDLLCDSVRKNGIATLASRTSETVLEELNGQTASLLDREHIWFMKTPQGIRGDVLKELLSFVSSDSMPTDLCSWALSAGKKSAIVESHPFNLKITRKEDLELAGFYSDLFDKLR; encoded by the coding sequence ATGAAGTCGCTGTTTCTCTCTGAGAAAATTTACGTTTTGATTCTCGCTGGAGGAACCGGCACGAGAATGGGTTCGGAGATTCCGAAACAGTTTTTGGAATTCGGAAACGAGCCCATTCTACTTCACACACTCAAACGTTTTCAAGAATGGGGAATGCAGAAACGGATCGTTCTCGTTTCCCACGCCGACTCCATTCCAAAAACCGAATCCGTCTGCGCGTCGCATCTTCTTGAAGACGATCTCATCGTGGAAGGCGGCGACACAAGACACGGATCGATGTTGAAGGGTTTGTCCGCGCTTTCCATCGCGAGCGAAGATATCATTTTGGTTCACGACGCGGCCCGACCTTTTGTTCTCGCAAAAGAATTGGATTTGTTATGCGACAGCGTTCGTAAAAACGGAATCGCGACGCTCGCTTCTCGAACCTCCGAAACCGTATTAGAAGAATTGAATGGACAAACCGCTTCCTTGTTGGATCGGGAACATATCTGGTTTATGAAAACTCCTCAGGGAATCCGGGGCGATGTTTTAAAAGAATTGTTGTCCTTTGTTTCTTCGGATTCGATGCCGACCGATCTTTGTTCCTGGGCCTTGTCCGCCGGAAAAAAATCGGCGATCGTGGAATCGCATCCTTTCAATTTAAAGATCACACGCAAAGAGGATTTGGAACTCGCCGGATTTTATTCGGATTTGTTCGATAAGTTACGTTAG
- a CDS encoding diaminopimelate decarboxylase has translation MQSIEKLKFLTESQVRSIAQQFGTPVFVYSRERIEKSCDTALAFPNAFGLTVRYAMKANPNRTILEIMKRKGIQIDASSEYEAQRAIHYGFKPEQIMLTSQELAKNLKELVEKGMIFNACSLRQLEAFGKLFPGKEVSVRFNPGLGSGQTKKTDVGGKTSSFGVWHEDIDKVKEIAKKYDLKIFKVHTHIGSGSDPAVWKVVAQVSLDIAAQFSECRILNLGGGFKVGRMEDEKTTDFQTIGAPVVELFQEYAKKHGTKLHMEIEPGSFMMVNNGSILTTVDDVVTTGPNGGYTFVKIDAGMDVNTRPSLYAARHPLVVVSKEGTHSGKTAEYVYVGHCCESGDLFTQAEGGGPITRISGEAKLGDYVVMEGAGAYCSSMSTKNYNSFPETAEVLVDLDGSFRLIRKRQNLEQIFQNEVAVSL, from the coding sequence ATGCAATCAATAGAAAAATTAAAATTTTTGACTGAATCCCAAGTGCGATCGATCGCACAACAATTTGGAACCCCGGTTTTTGTTTATTCTCGGGAAAGAATCGAAAAAAGTTGCGACACCGCTCTCGCGTTTCCGAACGCATTCGGTCTGACCGTCCGTTACGCGATGAAAGCCAATCCGAACAGAACCATTCTTGAAATCATGAAACGCAAAGGAATTCAGATCGACGCGAGTTCCGAATACGAAGCGCAAAGGGCCATTCACTACGGATTCAAACCCGAACAGATCATGCTCACTTCGCAAGAGCTCGCAAAAAACCTAAAGGAGCTCGTGGAGAAGGGAATGATCTTCAACGCCTGTTCTTTGCGTCAGTTGGAAGCGTTCGGAAAATTATTTCCGGGCAAGGAAGTCAGCGTTCGTTTTAATCCCGGGCTCGGTTCGGGACAAACGAAGAAGACCGATGTGGGAGGAAAAACTTCCTCCTTCGGAGTTTGGCACGAAGACATAGACAAGGTGAAAGAGATCGCGAAAAAATACGATCTTAAGATTTTTAAGGTTCATACTCATATCGGATCGGGAAGCGATCCGGCGGTTTGGAAAGTGGTCGCGCAGGTTTCCTTGGACATCGCCGCGCAGTTTTCCGAATGTAGAATTCTCAACTTAGGCGGAGGATTTAAGGTGGGGAGAATGGAAGACGAAAAAACCACCGACTTCCAGACGATCGGCGCGCCCGTGGTCGAACTCTTTCAGGAATACGCGAAGAAACACGGAACGAAACTTCACATGGAAATCGAACCCGGTTCTTTTATGATGGTGAACAACGGATCCATTCTCACCACCGTGGACGACGTCGTGACGACGGGGCCTAACGGCGGTTATACGTTCGTAAAAATCGACGCGGGAATGGACGTGAACACAAGACCTTCCTTATACGCAGCAAGACATCCGTTAGTCGTCGTTTCGAAAGAGGGAACCCATTCGGGAAAAACCGCGGAATACGTTTACGTGGGACATTGTTGCGAAAGCGGCGATTTGTTTACGCAAGCGGAAGGCGGCGGACCGATCACAAGAATATCAGGAGAAGCTAAATTAGGAGATTATGTTGTAATGGAGGGCGCGGGGGCTTATTGTTCCTCCATGTCCACAAAGAACTACAACTCTTTTCCCGAAACGGCCGAGGTTCTTGTGGATTTGGACGGAAGTTTTCGACTGATTCGCAAACGTCAGAACTTGGAACAAATCTTTCAGAATGAAGTCGCTGTTTCTCTCTGA
- a CDS encoding zinc dependent phospholipase C family protein produces MAGKITHLEVLSQVCKHLDHGTAEQRKIAGLMRAESNRKFANIGAIAPDIFYFYHILSPRKTKKATVWGDMSHHNGVAELVLSFLDLILQTEEGIHRDRYIAFTLGYICHCAVDIVTHPYIFYISGDFYNKDKKISSLAQYNHMRVENALDSWLLDYRWGMTPKEYDFVHHVDAIFKSDKKTWKMDPMLWHFWLRGLKSTFTEEFKKHYIGSEDKIIPGDLLNESFLGYLEFHRVLDSRSKWMRGALKLLDNITFHKVRSSVLMLPLKEHIDKRIMNEEHKKWNYPADPSIVREDSFVELINRSAQNGKDALTHAWNYLENKMSRSAFLKEYQGYNLDTGLRFQGVDSMKEFSPIEEV; encoded by the coding sequence ATGGCTGGCAAAATCACTCATCTCGAAGTCCTTTCTCAGGTTTGTAAACATCTGGATCACGGAACCGCAGAGCAAAGAAAAATCGCCGGACTCATGCGCGCCGAATCCAATCGAAAGTTCGCGAACATAGGCGCGATCGCTCCCGATATATTTTATTTTTATCATATTCTTTCCCCTCGTAAAACGAAGAAGGCTACGGTCTGGGGAGACATGAGTCATCACAACGGAGTCGCCGAACTCGTGTTGAGTTTTTTGGATTTGATTCTTCAGACCGAAGAGGGAATTCACAGAGATCGTTACATCGCGTTCACTCTCGGTTATATCTGTCATTGCGCCGTGGACATCGTCACACATCCTTATATCTTCTACATCTCCGGAGATTTTTACAACAAGGACAAAAAGATCAGCAGTCTCGCTCAATACAATCATATGAGAGTGGAGAACGCGCTCGACTCCTGGCTTTTGGATTACCGTTGGGGAATGACTCCGAAAGAATACGACTTCGTTCATCACGTCGACGCGATCTTCAAATCGGATAAAAAAACCTGGAAGATGGATCCCATGCTCTGGCACTTTTGGCTCAGAGGCCTCAAGTCCACGTTCACGGAAGAATTCAAAAAACATTATATAGGTTCCGAGGACAAGATCATTCCCGGAGATTTGTTAAACGAATCCTTTTTGGGTTATCTCGAATTTCATCGCGTTCTCGATTCGAGAAGCAAGTGGATGCGCGGCGCCTTAAAACTTCTCGACAACATCACGTTTCACAAAGTGCGTTCCTCCGTGTTGATGCTTCCTCTCAAGGAACATATCGACAAACGGATCATGAACGAGGAACACAAGAAGTGGAATTACCCCGCGGATCCTTCGATCGTTCGGGAGGATTCTTTCGTGGAACTCATCAATCGTTCCGCGCAGAACGGAAAAGACGCGTTGACGCACGCTTGGAATTATCTGGAAAACAAAATGTCCCGATCGGCGTTCTTAAAAGAATACCAGGGATACAATTTGGACACGGGGCTCCGCTTTCAAGGAGTCGACAGCATGAAGGAATTTTCACCGATAGAAGAAGTTTAA